The sequence CAATGTGAAGCATTAACAATGTTATGTGCTCAAGTTATGGGTAATGACGTTGCTATTAATATTGGTGGTGCATCAGGTAACTTTGAACTGAACGTTTATCGTCCAATGATCATTGATAACTTCTTACAATCAGTCCGCTTACTGGCTGATGGTATGCGTAGTTTCAATGAGCACTGTGCAATTGGTATTGAGCCAAATCGTGAACGTATCAATAAACTACTGCATGAATCATTAATGCTAGTGACGGCGCTAAATACTCATATCGGTTACGATAAAGCAGCTGAAATTGCGAAGAAAGCGCATAAAGAAGGCTTAACACTGAAAGAATCTGCACTGAAACTGAACTACCTGACATCGGAAGAATTCGATAGCTGGGTACGTCCAGAAGATATGGTTGGTAGCATGAAAAAATAAGTGTTAAATACACTTATTTCGCCAATATTAAATCCCGCTTAATGGCGGGATTTTTAGATCTTATAGGAAAAATAATGACTGAAGAAATTACGTTTACTGCGACAGAAGTCAATTGCTATGTTGAAGATGATGTCACCATTATCGGAATAGGGGATGATGCTGTTTCTCCTGAGCATTTCATTATTCTTTCAAGATTTGATGAAGAAGATGAAGATATTGATAATTCAATTGGTTTAATGACTTATTTATCTGATATTGAAGCCATTAATATGCTCGAAAAAATCACCCTAGATCGAAAAAATATTACCTTTGTATTAAAAAACGCGTTGGTGATAACAATCCATTTAGATATTGAAGACAACCACTTTGCTCAGCTTAATGATTATCTTCAGCAAATTCTTCTAGGAAGCTCAATTAAACTGATTGAAAAATAACAAGTTCTCTATTTTTCAAGATACAAATGCATTCTTGGAATAATTAATTGTAGCTTTTTAGCTTTAGGGCGATGGCGAATTTGAATGTTGTCGGCATCATAATCAGGAAGTTCGCCTATAACTGGTTTAAAGTCGCTTTCTTTATCAATATAGAAAGCGAATAAAGGCAAGGGGCACGCATATTGCACTTGCTTTTGTTGTTCTGAATACCAAACACGTGCAATAGGTTGTACTTTGACAGGGCGCTTTATTTTTAATTTTGCATTTTCAGGTAACTGAGAAAGCGTGATGATCTCTTTATCGAGACGTTCAGCCCATTGTTCACGGGTATAGGGAGGGACAGCACGATTGGCTTCACGACTTTTTTCTAATTGAGACAGAACATCGTTACGCGTTAGATTTTTAATAATATTCTTATTAGCCCAACCAAAACGTACTGTATCTGGATCAGACAGTAGGGTGAGGGTACGATAAGCATTGAGTGTAATTAAGCCTTTTAATTGGTTGTGGACGAAATCAAACCGTTCTTCCTTTGATATACCTGACTCTTTAGTGACAATATTGGAAAGCTGTTTTTTCAATAAATTTATTTGCTCAATTTGTTTTTTTACAGACTTAAATGTGTGGTTATCCGTACTAAAGCAGAGTACACCGGGTAAACGAATAGCACGTTTACTACTGATGTGTGGGGCATTGTCATAAATAAACAAGTTGGCTATAAGTTTTAAGGAAAGATCCAGCGCATCTTCGTTGTAACTTGGTGACACTGTAACGTAAGTTACTTCATCGTGTTCTTCTTCTTTACTTACATCAGGTAATTCAAATACAACAGATGGCAGTAAAGTTAACGTTCTAAGCGAAGTCGATAACGTTTCAATTTCTGCTTCTAACAGTTTAAAGCAACGGTTAAATTGCTCGATTAAATTATACTTGTTCACTCTGATATCCTTATTTAGTTACAACATACAATTAGCTTTTACTTAAAACACTACATTAACTTCAGTGAAAAGTACATTGCTCGATAGGGGAAAATGCGAAAAACACGGTATACTGTTTTTATATACAGTATACCATGAAAATAGACTCTTATTACGGTTTTGTGGAACAATCTCTAATAATAACGATGTTCAAAAGCAGAAATATAATAAGGTTCTAACAAATCAACATAATAGCCACTTGACTAGTTTTAGTTAATAAACTCCAAGTCAACAATATCAAAAATACCGTGTTTATTGATTTTGTACCCATACATCATCGCCACAATTAGGATGTGTCGGTGGACATTCTGAAGAAGCGATAGCTGTTGTTGAGAGTAAAACAAGAGAAATAGAAAGTGTCATAAGTAGCTTTTTAAAATAATTCATTATCTTTCTCCTTTATAGTTGGTTTGTCATTGCCATCTTAAAAAAGGAGAAAAATGCAATCAATATTATTAATTATCAACTGGCTATCAATTTTTATTGATGTCGGTAATTAATTTATAAGCGTACTGTTTAAGCGCAATGCAATTAAAAGCGCAAAAGTCATTAATAAGGCAATAAATAGTCCGACACCAAGCCAACCGAAACTCACCCAAAATAATCCACCCACGGTGCCTGCAAGGCTAGATCCCGCATAGTAAGTAAAAAGATAAAGTGAAGAGGCTTGGGCTTTTCCTCGTTTAGCTCGACGGCCTACCCAACTGCTTGCGACTGCATGTGCAGCAAAGAACCCCGTCGTTAAAATAAGCATCCCAATAAAAATAAAAGGTAGTGATTCAATCAAAGTAATCAATATGCCAATTAACATCATTGAGATCCCAGCAATGAAGACTTTACCTAACCCGTATTTAGTGGTTAATAAACCTGCTTTAGATGCACTATAAGTACCACTTAAATAGACGATAGAAATCAGACCCACAGTCGTTTGACTTAATGAATAGGGAGCATCTAATAAACGGTAGCCTATATAGTTAAATAAAGTGACAAAACCGCCCATTAATAAACCACCTTCAATAAATAACAAAGGCAACCCCTTATCTCTAAAATGCAATTTAGTGGTAATCAGAAGATTACGAGGTTTTAATGCGGTCGGTCTAAAGTGCTGTGAAGCAGGTAATATTTTCCAGAAAGTAATCGCAGCAAAAAGGGCAAAAATACCCAGAATAACAACA comes from Proteus vulgaris and encodes:
- the tus gene encoding DNA replication terminus site-binding protein, coding for MNKYNLIEQFNRCFKLLEAEIETLSTSLRTLTLLPSVVFELPDVSKEEEHDEVTYVTVSPSYNEDALDLSLKLIANLFIYDNAPHISSKRAIRLPGVLCFSTDNHTFKSVKKQIEQINLLKKQLSNIVTKESGISKEERFDFVHNQLKGLITLNAYRTLTLLSDPDTVRFGWANKNIIKNLTRNDVLSQLEKSREANRAVPPYTREQWAERLDKEIITLSQLPENAKLKIKRPVKVQPIARVWYSEQQKQVQYACPLPLFAFYIDKESDFKPVIGELPDYDADNIQIRHRPKAKKLQLIIPRMHLYLEK
- a CDS encoding MFS transporter, with amino-acid sequence MDTHEIDSKNMSLGTDISDNTSSIEKPAQHQSNPKHYIQRDDALYIKVTVSFFMVGLATFALLYFVQPILPVLSNEFSVSPATSSLALSLSTALMACGLLITGPLSDAFGRKNVMVIALFCAAFFTLLSATMNSWTGILITRALVGLSLSGVAAVAMTYLSEEIHPAYLALSMGLYISGNSIGGMSGRVITGVLSDYYSWRLSVVILGIFALFAAITFWKILPASQHFRPTALKPRNLLITTKLHFRDKGLPLLFIEGGLLMGGFVTLFNYIGYRLLDAPYSLSQTTVGLISIVYLSGTYSASKAGLLTTKYGLGKVFIAGISMMLIGILITLIESLPFIFIGMLILTTGFFAAHAVASSWVGRRAKRGKAQASSLYLFTYYAGSSLAGTVGGLFWVSFGWLGVGLFIALLMTFALLIALRLNSTLIN